The Fodinibius saliphilus genome segment CTTGCCGCTGGTGGAGATATTTTGATCTTATGGTTATTGCGAAAGGTTGAAAAAGGTAAAAAAGTACAGGATCATCCTGAACTTGTTGGTTGCCGTATAATAGAATCTGATTAGAAAAATTTAAACGGTAAATATTATAAACGCTTAACCACTGGAATAGTTACCCATCTCTAATTAGCTTATCAAACGTGTAAAAGAAAAATAAAACAGAAAGAGAAATTATGAAGAGTAGTAACTTTGTTGTACATGAGGATTACGAAGAATACCCTGTAGAAGAGATGCGTGAGAGGGCCCGTTCTTTTTATGAACATATGAGCCGACGGCGAACTGTACGGGAATTTTCAGAACGATCGGTGCCCCAAGAAGTTATTGAAAATTGTTTAAGAACTGCTGGTACTGCTCCAAATGGAGCAAACATGCAGCCGTGGCACTTTGCAGTTGTGAGGGATCCGGAGGTAAAAAAAGAAATTAGAGAGGCTGCAGAAGAAGAGGAACGTGAGTTTTACGAAAATAGAGCTACTGATGAATGGTTGGAAGCTTTAGCACCGCTTGGTACCGATGCTAATAAACCATTCCTGGAAGAAGCACCGTATTTGATTGCAATATTTTCCCAAAGTTATGGAGTGGATGAGGAAGGGAACAGAGAAAAACATTACTATGTAAAAGAGTCTGTCGGTATTGCAACGGGGATGTTAATTACTGCAGTTCATAATGCTGGATTAGCTTCTCTTACCCATACGCCAAGTCCCATGGGCTTTCTGAATGAAATTTTAGGTCGTCCTGAAAATGAACGTCCATTTCTCTTACTCGTGGTGGGTTATCCCAAAGACGAAGTTAAGGTACCTGATATTACCAAAAAGCCCTTAGATAAAATTGCCAGTTTTATTTAGTGTTATTATAGTTTGTCAAAAAGCTAATTTTAAATAGCTTTATTTTTCAGAGTGTAAACATTGTTATTTATTAGTAAACACGATAACTTTTGTGTTTGCTATTCAAATTGGTAGAAATTTGTATTGGGTGCGATACTCAATGAGTTTTGTTTTACTAGCAGCATATAAAAATAAGCCAAGGTGAAACAAGTTATTTAATATCATATTATGAATGAGCTAGAGAGTAAAACTTCATGGGGTAGTTGGGAGCTCAATATTACAACGGGTAAGTTTCAGTGTTCTTCCAAAGGATATAAGGTTTTAGGTATACCTTCTGATGGAATTGAAAAGAAGGAAGATCTGCTGGAGTATATCCCTGCTGAAGAACATGAGAAAATAATATCCGCTTTTGATAAAGCTGAAAGAAAAGGCGCTTTGGATACAGAAATATGTATCAGAGGGGAGGATTCTGCATTACGCCATATAAAATTCCAAGCTGATCTGATTGAGGATGAGAAGGATCAGCAAAAACGCTTGGTAGGCACAATGCATGAGTTAGTTAGCCCCGTAGAAGAAGTAAAACTGAATAAGTCACTATCAGATTCAATGATAGATGGCTATCTATTAATGTTGAGAAAGGATAATACAATTCTGGATGTAAATCCTGCCTATTGCGAAATGATCGGTTATGAAGAAGAGGAGCTATTAGGTAAAAGTATTAGTGAGCTTGATTTGGATTTTGATCAAAAGAAGTTTAAGCAGAGAGCAAAAAAAATAATAGAGCAAGGGGGAGGCCGATTTAAAACGCGCCACGAACATAAAAATGGAAAGACTATCTATCTGGAGGTGAGTTTGGCGTTTGTAAGGAAGTGGGAAACCACCTTTGTAGTGGCTTTTCTGACTAACATTACAGATCGCATTGTTACAGAGCAGAAATTAAAAGAAAGTGAAGAGCGCTGGCATCGATTAGTCGAAAATATTCCACAGGGAGTTATTATAAGCGTCGATGGGGAATTACAGTATTTAAATCAGGCGGCTTCGAGTCTGGTAAATGTAGAAGAGTGTGAAACGTTGCTTGGTGAGCAGATTATCAATTTTGCAGATGATAAATATAAAAAAAGAATCGAAAATCGGCAGAAGAAATTAAAAAAAGTTGAAAAGCTTCCTCCGGCCGACTTTGAGATTTCTGTTGAGGGGAAGGGTAAAAAAATTATTAGAGCCTATCCGGTTACAATCACGTATAAAGGGCAAGATGCAATACTAGCGGTTCTCAATGATATTACAAACCTTAAAAAGAAACAGGAAGAGTTAAGGCAGGGAGAGAGAAAATGGAGGCAGCTGGTAGAAAAAAACCCTCAGCCTGTACAAATTATTCAAGATGGTGAACTAGTATTTATTAATGAGGCCGGAGCAAAGCTTTTTGGAGGCGACTCTCCTGAGGAGTTAATAGGAAGATCGATATTTGACTTTAGTCATCCCAATAACATAGATCTTCTTAAAGAACGTAAGAGAAAATTAGAAGAAGATTTACCGGTAGAGCATGAACAGGAACAAAAAATCATTGATTTGAATGGAAACGAAAAACATGTGTTAGTCCATTCTATATCAACGATCTACCAGGATGAGCCGGCAATACAAACTGTTCTTTATGATCTTACAGAGCGGGAACGAGAACAACAAAAGATTCGAAGCTCATTAAAAGAGAAAGAAACCTTACTCAAAGAAATTCATCATCGTGTTAAAAATAATTTATCCGTGGTTTCCGGGCTTCTTGAGCTTCAGTCTATGAATACGGAAAAAGAATCCATTTTAAATACATTAAGAGATAGTCAGCAGCGTATTCAATCAATGGCTATGATTCATGAAAAGTTGTACCAGACAGAAGCGTTGACGAATATTGGATTTGATACCTATTTGAAAGAACTAATAGAATCGATCAGTAAAACCTACAATACAGGGAACAGGAATATTGATGTAAGTTATAACTTAGAATCAACTTCTTTAGATCTAGATAATGCCATTCCTTGTTCACTTATTGTTAATGAGTTGATTGTGAATTGCTATAAACACGCTTTTGACGGTAGGGAGAAGGGTAAAATTTTGGTCAATTCAGAGGTTAAAGGTTCTGAGTTGTCGATAGAAATAAAGGATAATGGGGAAGGGCTGCCGGAAGATTTTGCTCTTGAAAACCAACAATCTCTCGGGATGACTCTCGTTCAAACCTTGGCCCAACAGCTGGATGGTGAAATAAACTTTGATTCAAATGATGGGCAAGGAACAACAGTTGAATTAAATTTTATTAAGTAAGTATTACATACCATGAATGGTTAAAGTGTAATCAATACGACTTCTGTTCTGAGCTTATCTTAGTTCATTTATCCCATTCAGAATCGGAAGTTTCGCACTTAAATATTGTTATAAGAAAGTTTAAGAAAAGGTTGGCTTGATATTTGCACCTATTAAAGCAGGAGGACTAAATATTTTTCTGAATCTTAAACAATAGATCAGTGCTTACAACGGTTTCGGCTAATTCGGATAAAAAATCACAAGAAAACAGGTTTCGCCTGATGAATGATATTACGTCTCAGGCCAATATGAGCACTTCTCAGCAGTTTGAGAGGGCATTGAAGCTCACCTGTAAAATTTTAGATCTTGATATTGGTATTATAAGTCATATCGAAGATCAGCAATACATCATAGACTATAGTTGGTCAGAAGAAAATGTGTTAGAAGAAGGGCAAGTTTTTCCGCTGGGAGAAACATATTGCAGCATAACAATGGCGATTAATGATGTGGTAGCTATAGATAACATAAATCGTTCTCTGCATAAGCGGCATCCTTGCCACCAGGTTTTTAGTATGGAATCTTATATTGGCATTCCTCTCACAAAAGATGAACAGCTTTATGGGACTCTTAATTTTTCAAGTTCGGAAGCACAAAGTGAAAGTTTTTCCGAACTTGATAAAGGGTTTCTGTTAATGCTGGGAAATTGGATCTCTGACACCCTGGAAAAAAAAGAGATGCAAGAAAAGCTAAAAGAGAGGGAAGAACTCTATGAAGTGGTAACGGTCAATGAAACAGATATGGTATGCTTACATGATCCTGATGGCACTTATCGTTTTGTATCTCCTTCAGTAGAAAAAATATTAGGATATAAGCCATCTGAACTTGTTGGCAGAAACGCGTATGAACTATTTCATCCGCATGATTTGCAAGATATTCGAACACAGTCATACCAAGCTTCCCAACAAGGGAAAAAGGTGAAGAACTTTGAGTATCGTATTTGTAAAAAAAATGGGGATTATATTTGGTTTGAGACTTCTACGAACCCTATTACTGATGATCGGGGAAAGATTATTCAGCTACAAACTAGTTCTCGTGAAGTTACTAAACGGAAGAAATTAGAACTGTTGTTTAAAGAGTCTCAGCATTTATCCTCGACCGGTGGGTGGCAGTATGACCTAGAAACGGAAAAACTATTTTGGACAGAAGAGACCTACCAGATTCATGAGCTTCCCATTGGTGAAGAAATAACCATTGATCAGGCAATAAGCTACTTTCATGATTCTGCGCAACCTAAAATTAGGCAGGGACTCCGAGAAGCGATTGATAAGGGAAGAGAGTATGACGTGGAGCTTCCTATTGTTACTGCTAAAGGTAATAGGCGGTGGGTACGTGCTATTGGAAAAGTCCAAACCAATGAGAAAGGTGAGGTATACCAGTTATATGGTGTGTTCCAGGACTTAACGAACCGTAAGCGTATGGAGGATGAGCTTAGAGAACGTAACCAAGAGCTACAGGAACTTCATGAAACGAATAGTAAAATTTATTCGGTAATTGGCCATGATCTTAAAACTCCCCTTTCATCGATAGTAGGTTTTGCTGATCTTCTTATTAGTGATGCTGATAAATATGACGAAAGTGATGAGCTGAAAGAAAGCCTAGAGATTATTCATCAGTCTTCGGTAAATACCGCTTCTTTGTTGGAAGATCTTCTTGACTGGGCTCGCTTCCAGGGGGGCGATTTGAGTTTAAGTCTTAAAGAGTTTTCTATTGCAACGGCCATAAATCAGGTTATAAACCTGCTGCGAGTTTCTGCAAATCGCAAGGATGTTACTATTACTTTCGAGGCAGATAAAGATATCACAGTGCTAGGGGATCGACAGGTTATTACAACGGTGATTAGAAACCTGCTTAGTAATGCACTAAAGTTCAGTCATCGTGGTGATAATGTTATAATTATGCTTAAGTCTGAAGAAGAATACTGGCAGGTAAACGTTAAGGATGAAGGTGAGGGGATGTCCAAGGAAGTCCAGACACAGTTATTTGGGGATGAAAAATACTCAAGCAAAACAGGAACTGCCGGAGAACAAGGTACCGGTGTAGGACTCCGCCTCTGCAAGGAGCTGGTTGAGTCACATGACGGAATACTTGATTTTGAAAGCCAGCTGGGTGAGGGGACCACCTTTATGCTTAGTATCCCGTTTGACTCACCTGTTTATAACACTGATTAAGCAAAACGATCAGCCAGTCGGTTAATTAAATATTCACTTTCTTGAAGTGCCTGGCTGGCAAACTTACCAAAGAAATCGGTTACCGATTCAAACTCTTTGACAAAACCCTCTTTGTCATCATCCTTAACCATTTGGGCAAGCTTATCATTATGCTCAATAAATTTGAGTAAGAGTTCACGACGTTCCTCATTTGAAAAGACAATATCGGCATAAAGTTCAGCACTTTGGGCAAAAATACGCCCCGTCATCATCAGTTCAGCACGGTAGATGGGGGATGAGTAGTCGAGGATATCCTGTGGCTTTAGATCGTAGGTCTTCATAAAAGAGCCGTGTAGCAGTGCTACGAAGTGACGCAGGCCTTGCACCATATGCATTACGTGATCATGCTTTTCTGCATCCGCTTCGATAACCCGCATACCCCATAACTTTGACTGCTGCACCACCCACTGAGAGGCCTTGGCA includes the following:
- a CDS encoding PAS domain-containing sensor histidine kinase, giving the protein MNELESKTSWGSWELNITTGKFQCSSKGYKVLGIPSDGIEKKEDLLEYIPAEEHEKIISAFDKAERKGALDTEICIRGEDSALRHIKFQADLIEDEKDQQKRLVGTMHELVSPVEEVKLNKSLSDSMIDGYLLMLRKDNTILDVNPAYCEMIGYEEEELLGKSISELDLDFDQKKFKQRAKKIIEQGGGRFKTRHEHKNGKTIYLEVSLAFVRKWETTFVVAFLTNITDRIVTEQKLKESEERWHRLVENIPQGVIISVDGELQYLNQAASSLVNVEECETLLGEQIINFADDKYKKRIENRQKKLKKVEKLPPADFEISVEGKGKKIIRAYPVTITYKGQDAILAVLNDITNLKKKQEELRQGERKWRQLVEKNPQPVQIIQDGELVFINEAGAKLFGGDSPEELIGRSIFDFSHPNNIDLLKERKRKLEEDLPVEHEQEQKIIDLNGNEKHVLVHSISTIYQDEPAIQTVLYDLTEREREQQKIRSSLKEKETLLKEIHHRVKNNLSVVSGLLELQSMNTEKESILNTLRDSQQRIQSMAMIHEKLYQTEALTNIGFDTYLKELIESISKTYNTGNRNIDVSYNLESTSLDLDNAIPCSLIVNELIVNCYKHAFDGREKGKILVNSEVKGSELSIEIKDNGEGLPEDFALENQQSLGMTLVQTLAQQLDGEINFDSNDGQGTTVELNFIK
- a CDS encoding nitroreductase family protein, giving the protein MKSSNFVVHEDYEEYPVEEMRERARSFYEHMSRRRTVREFSERSVPQEVIENCLRTAGTAPNGANMQPWHFAVVRDPEVKKEIREAAEEEEREFYENRATDEWLEALAPLGTDANKPFLEEAPYLIAIFSQSYGVDEEGNREKHYYVKESVGIATGMLITAVHNAGLASLTHTPSPMGFLNEILGRPENERPFLLLVVGYPKDEVKVPDITKKPLDKIASFI
- a CDS encoding sensor histidine kinase, with product MLTTVSANSDKKSQENRFRLMNDITSQANMSTSQQFERALKLTCKILDLDIGIISHIEDQQYIIDYSWSEENVLEEGQVFPLGETYCSITMAINDVVAIDNINRSLHKRHPCHQVFSMESYIGIPLTKDEQLYGTLNFSSSEAQSESFSELDKGFLLMLGNWISDTLEKKEMQEKLKEREELYEVVTVNETDMVCLHDPDGTYRFVSPSVEKILGYKPSELVGRNAYELFHPHDLQDIRTQSYQASQQGKKVKNFEYRICKKNGDYIWFETSTNPITDDRGKIIQLQTSSREVTKRKKLELLFKESQHLSSTGGWQYDLETEKLFWTEETYQIHELPIGEEITIDQAISYFHDSAQPKIRQGLREAIDKGREYDVELPIVTAKGNRRWVRAIGKVQTNEKGEVYQLYGVFQDLTNRKRMEDELRERNQELQELHETNSKIYSVIGHDLKTPLSSIVGFADLLISDADKYDESDELKESLEIIHQSSVNTASLLEDLLDWARFQGGDLSLSLKEFSIATAINQVINLLRVSANRKDVTITFEADKDITVLGDRQVITTVIRNLLSNALKFSHRGDNVIIMLKSEEEYWQVNVKDEGEGMSKEVQTQLFGDEKYSSKTGTAGEQGTGVGLRLCKELVESHDGILDFESQLGEGTTFMLSIPFDSPVYNTD